In a single window of the Coriobacteriia bacterium genome:
- a CDS encoding aminoacetone oxidase family FAD-binding enzyme encodes MREPRVVIVGGGAAGLVAAIASARLGATVTVLEPGERVGRKILASGNGRCNLTNLAIAPEAFNQPEFVAPVLSAYPYERVRDFFAQLGLLTTPDDEGRVYPTTNAAASVLDVLRFECDHLGVEVRTGFEVVRIAPSRDDSGFEAFAGDGSVAAGDSLVVATGGGSLLAELGHTIVEGVPVLGPIRTATEPIRGLSGVRVKCAATLLADVAGDGSGGRALATERGELLFRDYGVSGIMIFDLSRQLEPDCVLSIDLFPDFSQSQIAELIGKRCEHLAWRSAETFFAGMLHDRVARAVLRAAEVPASTPVAQLPQERLAALLKDFRLPVVGRGDATQSQVTRGGASVDEFDDESMESRLASGLFAAGEVLDVDGRSGGFNLHWAWASGVVAGEYAARRAEQRVGPAEAAE; translated from the coding sequence ATGCGCGAGCCGAGGGTCGTGATAGTCGGCGGTGGAGCCGCCGGGCTGGTGGCAGCCATCGCTTCCGCGCGCCTCGGCGCGACGGTGACGGTGCTCGAGCCCGGTGAGCGCGTCGGTCGCAAGATCCTCGCGAGCGGCAACGGCCGCTGCAACCTCACCAACCTCGCGATCGCGCCTGAAGCGTTCAACCAGCCTGAGTTCGTCGCGCCGGTCCTCTCGGCGTACCCGTACGAGCGTGTGCGCGACTTCTTCGCACAACTCGGGCTGCTCACGACGCCTGACGACGAGGGGCGCGTGTATCCCACGACCAACGCGGCTGCGTCCGTGCTCGACGTACTGCGGTTCGAGTGCGATCACCTGGGTGTGGAGGTGCGGACGGGCTTCGAGGTCGTCCGCATCGCGCCATCGCGCGACGACAGCGGGTTCGAGGCGTTCGCAGGCGACGGCTCTGTGGCGGCCGGCGACTCCTTGGTGGTCGCGACGGGCGGCGGCTCGCTGCTCGCCGAACTCGGGCACACCATCGTCGAAGGCGTCCCCGTGCTCGGGCCGATACGGACGGCCACCGAGCCGATCCGCGGCCTCTCGGGCGTTCGGGTGAAGTGCGCCGCGACGCTGCTCGCCGACGTCGCCGGTGACGGCTCCGGTGGTCGCGCGCTCGCAACCGAGCGCGGTGAGCTGCTGTTTCGCGACTACGGCGTGAGCGGCATCATGATCTTCGACCTATCCCGGCAGCTTGAGCCGGACTGTGTGCTCTCGATAGACCTGTTCCCCGATTTCTCGCAATCGCAGATTGCGGAGCTGATCGGCAAGCGATGTGAACACCTCGCGTGGCGCTCTGCCGAGACGTTCTTCGCCGGCATGCTGCACGACCGGGTCGCTCGCGCGGTTCTGCGGGCGGCGGAGGTTCCCGCCAGCACCCCGGTCGCACAGTTGCCGCAGGAGCGACTTGCAGCGCTGCTCAAGGACTTCCGTCTGCCGGTGGTCGGCAGGGGGGATGCGACACAGTCCCAGGTCACGCGCGGGGGAGCGTCGGTTGACGAGTTCGATGACGAGTCAATGGAGTCGCGCCTCGCGAGCGGGCTGTTCGCCGCCGGCGAGGTGCTCGACGTCGATGGGCGCTCCGGCGGCTTCAACCTGCACTGGGCATGGGCGTCGGGAGTCGTGGCGGGGGAGTACGCCGCTCGGCGCGCTGAGCAGCGCGTGGGGCCCGCGGAGGCTGCCGAGTGA
- a CDS encoding DMT family transporter, which translates to MTDSNARPESGQTGRTHTLPILVALAVMVVWGGTPLFSKVAAAEMDPLLVGVLRTVLAACLAVPVALFMRLALPTDRRGKQLLLFSGAAAFIAFPLLFTIGQHRTSALHGALVLATLPVFTSLFGTIVERRRVSKTWALGCAIALASEAVVIVWRQPGASGGGDMRADLIVLASSVICALGYVAGARLSQRGYPALSTTLWGVSLSAVPLLPLLAWLLIRGGLPSAGAAAWSSVLVLALLTSVVGYIAWYWALAAGGIGRIASIQFTQPLFGVALAALILGERPAPVTAVAGAGILIGAWLVLRAGSRPAPVLR; encoded by the coding sequence ATGACGGACTCCAACGCTCGCCCCGAAAGCGGCCAGACCGGCCGCACGCACACGCTGCCGATCCTCGTCGCTCTCGCGGTGATGGTCGTATGGGGCGGCACGCCTCTCTTCTCGAAGGTCGCAGCCGCCGAGATGGACCCGCTGCTCGTGGGCGTGCTGCGAACGGTCTTGGCGGCCTGTCTCGCGGTGCCGGTGGCGCTGTTCATGCGACTCGCGCTTCCCACCGATCGCCGAGGCAAGCAGCTCCTGCTGTTCTCCGGGGCGGCCGCGTTCATCGCGTTTCCGCTGCTGTTCACCATCGGCCAGCATCGCACCTCAGCGCTTCACGGGGCGCTCGTGCTCGCGACGCTCCCGGTGTTCACCAGTCTGTTCGGCACGATCGTCGAGCGTCGGCGGGTGTCGAAGACCTGGGCGCTCGGCTGTGCGATCGCTCTCGCGAGCGAGGCCGTCGTCATCGTGTGGCGGCAGCCGGGGGCGAGCGGCGGCGGCGACATGCGCGCTGATCTCATCGTGCTCGCCTCGTCGGTCATCTGCGCGCTCGGCTATGTCGCGGGTGCCCGGCTCTCCCAGCGCGGCTATCCTGCCCTGTCGACGACGCTGTGGGGCGTCTCACTCTCGGCTGTTCCATTGCTCCCGTTGCTTGCATGGCTGCTCATCCGAGGAGGGCTTCCGTCGGCCGGGGCAGCAGCTTGGTCGTCGGTGCTGGTGCTGGCGCTCCTCACGTCCGTGGTGGGGTACATCGCCTGGTACTGGGCGCTTGCGGCCGGCGGCATCGGGCGGATCGCATCGATCCAGTTCACGCAGCCTCTGTTCGGCGTGGCACTTGCGGCGCTCATACTCGGGGAGCGTCCGGCACCCGTTACGGCCGTCGCGGGTGCTGGCATCCTCATCGGGGCATGGCTCGTGCTGCGCGCCGGGTCGCGCCCGGCCCCTGTGCTACGCTGA
- a CDS encoding oxidoreductase, with the protein MAIDTHECECEKRESLFVPREARILHTHAPTSTEKHFTLQFVDGSPLKFQPGQILEVGVMGYGEIPIGIASSPTRTNTFEIVVRTVGRVSTAINSKSIGDSLWVRGPLGHGFDVEALRGNDVLIVAGGIGICPTRSLIQYIADQRDDFGRFVLFYGARDPLQLLFPEDRGVWRATHGIEYHETVDRADVSWTGNVGVITTLFRNTQLSAETRVIICGPPVMFEFVIRELDQAGIKRENIYVDLERRMKCGVGKCGHCQINDKYCCIDGPVFTYAEIHELEEAI; encoded by the coding sequence ATCGATACCCACGAGTGCGAGTGCGAGAAGCGCGAGAGCCTGTTCGTTCCGCGTGAGGCACGCATCCTCCACACACATGCTCCCACCAGCACCGAGAAGCACTTCACGCTGCAGTTCGTCGACGGCAGCCCGCTGAAGTTCCAGCCCGGTCAGATCCTCGAGGTCGGCGTCATGGGCTACGGCGAGATTCCCATCGGTATCGCGAGTTCACCGACGCGCACGAACACCTTCGAGATCGTCGTGCGTACTGTTGGACGCGTGTCGACCGCGATCAACAGCAAGTCGATCGGAGACTCGCTGTGGGTTCGGGGGCCGCTGGGGCACGGGTTCGACGTCGAGGCGCTGCGGGGAAACGACGTGCTCATAGTCGCGGGCGGCATAGGTATTTGCCCCACGCGCAGCCTCATCCAGTACATCGCCGATCAGCGCGATGACTTCGGTCGCTTCGTGCTCTTCTACGGCGCACGCGATCCGCTGCAGTTGCTCTTTCCCGAGGATCGCGGCGTGTGGCGCGCGACCCACGGCATCGAGTACCACGAGACGGTTGACCGCGCCGATGTCTCATGGACCGGCAACGTAGGCGTCATCACGACGCTGTTCCGCAACACGCAGCTGTCCGCCGAGACGCGCGTCATCATCTGCGGACCGCCGGTCATGTTCGAGTTCGTCATCCGCGAGCTCGACCAGGCGGGCATCAAGCGCGAGAACATCTATGTGGACCTCGAGCGCCGCATGAAGTGCGGCGTGGGCAAGTGCGGCCACTGTCAGATCAACGACAAGTACTGCTGCATCGACGGCCCGGTGTTCACGTACGCCGAGATCCACGAGCTTGAGGAGGCGATCTAG
- a CDS encoding Ni/Fe hydrogenase subunit alpha — protein MSQTINIDVHHLTRVEGHGNILINVADGVIEQCEWQVPEAPRFFEAMVRGRHYSEVARITSRICGICSIGHSLASVKATEVALGIEVTPQTRKLRTLLKHAENFDSHVLHVYVLVAPDLLGAQSAFALLPTHAEVVARALRLKRLAHEWGSLIGGRTTHPTTVLPGGFSKVPTVAELTAMRDKLAAAVPDLEATLETIAALAPAIPAFDRPTEYMAVSSDEEYGLYDGHIQTILPDGDRARYEVADYRSCTNEYVSEKSTAKYAKNRLDSYAAGALARFNVNYDSLHPEAKKVAESLGIQPICTNPYFNSVAQVVEIVHSAHEGLRLFDELIAEGVTEEPLVQPTRFASGASAVEVPRGILFHEYSYDEEGLCTEANCIIPTGQNHANIQADFDALLPELLAAGKSEDEMRLAFEMLVRAYDPCISCSTHYLDVEFVR, from the coding sequence ATGTCACAGACGATCAACATCGACGTTCACCACCTGACCCGCGTCGAGGGTCACGGCAACATCCTGATCAACGTCGCCGATGGCGTCATCGAGCAGTGCGAGTGGCAGGTGCCTGAGGCGCCCCGCTTCTTCGAGGCGATGGTGCGCGGCCGCCACTACTCGGAGGTCGCCCGCATCACGAGCCGCATCTGCGGCATCTGCTCCATCGGGCATTCGCTCGCGTCCGTGAAGGCGACCGAAGTCGCCCTCGGCATCGAGGTCACGCCGCAGACGCGCAAGCTGCGCACGCTGCTCAAGCACGCCGAGAACTTCGACAGCCACGTCCTGCACGTCTACGTGCTGGTCGCACCCGACCTGCTCGGCGCGCAGTCCGCGTTCGCGCTGCTGCCCACCCACGCCGAGGTCGTCGCGCGCGCCCTGCGCCTCAAGCGCCTCGCGCACGAGTGGGGTTCGCTCATCGGCGGCCGCACCACGCATCCCACGACGGTGCTGCCGGGCGGTTTCTCGAAGGTCCCGACGGTCGCTGAGCTCACCGCGATGCGCGACAAGCTCGCAGCCGCGGTGCCCGACCTCGAGGCGACGCTCGAGACGATCGCCGCACTCGCTCCGGCGATTCCCGCGTTCGATCGTCCCACCGAGTACATGGCGGTCTCCTCGGATGAGGAGTACGGCCTCTACGACGGCCACATCCAGACGATCCTTCCCGACGGCGATCGTGCTCGCTACGAGGTCGCCGACTACCGTAGCTGCACCAACGAGTACGTCTCGGAGAAGTCGACGGCGAAGTACGCCAAGAACCGCCTCGATAGCTACGCGGCTGGGGCGCTGGCTCGCTTCAATGTGAACTACGATTCCCTGCACCCGGAGGCCAAGAAGGTTGCCGAGTCGCTGGGGATCCAGCCCATCTGCACCAATCCGTACTTCAACTCGGTTGCCCAGGTCGTTGAGATCGTGCACTCCGCGCACGAGGGACTGCGTCTGTTCGACGAGCTCATCGCCGAGGGCGTGACCGAGGAGCCGCTCGTGCAGCCGACCCGCTTCGCTTCGGGCGCCTCGGCGGTCGAAGTGCCGCGCGGCATTCTCTTCCATGAGTACAGCTACGACGAAGAGGGCCTGTGCACCGAGGCGAACTGCATCATCCCCACCGGCCAGAACCACGCCAACATCCAGGCAGACTTCGACGCGTTGCTGCCCGAGCTTCTCGCGGCCGGCAAGTCCGAGGATGAGATGCGACTCGCGTTCGAGATGCTCGTGCGCGCCTACGACCCGTGCATCTCATGCTCGACGCACTACCTGGACGTCGAGTTCGTGCGCTGA
- a CDS encoding STAS domain-containing protein yields the protein MPAFIEAWRSGALTSDSALRNIAAGIVVGVVALPLAMAFAIASGAAPVQGLYTALVAGLVVTLIGGSRVQIAGPTGAFAVLLFGVTAKYGIAGLQIVTILAGALLVLLGISKLGGMVRYIPESVVLGFTAGIAVVIWVGQWPAFLGLPAVGGVALYEKLPALLGVLPQLDPMTTALGVASLLIVVLWPRIPVLGQVPSPMVALVGATLVVAFVQPDGVATIGSAFGGIPRGLPPLTLPHLTMSTVVDLLQPAVAVAILGAIESLLSATVADGMIGTKHDPNQELIGQGVANVAAGLLGGFAATGAVARTATNVRHGGTTPVAGLAHAAVVLLFLVVLAPLAVYVPLTALSAVLFVVAFNMSQLGRVARMVRRAPRSDAAIMLVTMLLAVFADVSVAVEVGVMLAMLNFFRRMTASVQVRELSESDVSARVAVGGDSEAVLPPGVIVYAIDGPFFFGAVEAFENALATTGSDPRALILKFVAVPFVDMTGLIALKDAVDSLEKRGIHVALCGANEDVASRLARAEIAATVDVPVTATLSEAVAAVRAALAT from the coding sequence GTGCCCGCATTCATTGAAGCGTGGCGCTCGGGGGCGCTCACGAGCGACTCCGCACTGCGCAATATCGCTGCTGGCATCGTCGTCGGCGTCGTTGCGCTGCCGCTGGCCATGGCCTTTGCCATCGCGTCGGGCGCGGCGCCGGTGCAGGGGCTCTACACCGCCCTCGTCGCAGGACTCGTCGTCACGCTCATCGGCGGGAGTCGCGTGCAGATCGCAGGACCTACCGGCGCGTTCGCGGTGTTACTCTTCGGCGTCACCGCCAAGTACGGCATCGCCGGCCTCCAGATCGTCACGATCCTTGCTGGCGCACTCCTCGTGCTGCTCGGCATCTCCAAGCTCGGCGGGATGGTGCGCTACATCCCCGAATCAGTGGTGCTGGGATTCACTGCCGGCATAGCCGTGGTGATCTGGGTCGGCCAGTGGCCGGCGTTCCTCGGGCTGCCGGCGGTGGGTGGCGTAGCGCTGTACGAGAAGCTCCCCGCGTTGCTCGGCGTACTGCCACAGCTCGACCCGATGACCACGGCACTTGGTGTTGCGAGCCTGCTCATCGTTGTTCTCTGGCCGCGGATTCCCGTGCTCGGGCAAGTCCCCAGCCCGATGGTCGCACTCGTAGGAGCAACGCTGGTCGTCGCCTTCGTGCAGCCGGACGGCGTCGCGACGATCGGCTCGGCGTTCGGGGGCATCCCGAGAGGGCTGCCGCCGCTCACGCTCCCGCACCTCACGATGTCGACCGTGGTCGACTTGCTCCAGCCTGCGGTCGCCGTGGCAATCCTCGGCGCCATTGAGTCGCTGCTTTCCGCCACGGTCGCCGACGGCATGATCGGCACGAAGCACGACCCCAACCAGGAACTCATCGGCCAGGGTGTCGCGAACGTGGCCGCGGGGCTGCTCGGTGGCTTCGCCGCGACCGGCGCGGTTGCGCGGACGGCGACCAACGTTCGACACGGCGGCACCACCCCCGTGGCGGGCCTCGCTCACGCAGCGGTGGTGCTGCTGTTCCTCGTGGTGCTTGCGCCGCTGGCGGTCTACGTCCCGCTCACGGCGCTTTCGGCCGTGCTGTTCGTGGTGGCCTTCAACATGAGCCAGCTCGGTCGTGTGGCCCGTATGGTGCGCCGGGCGCCTCGGTCCGATGCCGCAATCATGCTCGTCACGATGCTGCTCGCCGTGTTCGCCGACGTCTCGGTCGCCGTTGAAGTCGGTGTGATGCTGGCGATGCTGAACTTCTTCCGCCGCATGACCGCCTCGGTCCAGGTGCGAGAGCTGAGCGAAAGCGACGTTTCCGCACGCGTTGCCGTGGGCGGCGACTCCGAGGCGGTGTTACCTCCGGGTGTGATCGTCTACGCGATCGACGGACCGTTCTTCTTCGGTGCCGTGGAGGCGTTCGAGAACGCGCTGGCGACGACCGGTTCGGACCCGCGCGCACTCATCCTCAAGTTCGTGGCCGTCCCGTTCGTGGACATGACCGGCCTGATCGCACTCAAAGACGCCGTGGACTCGCTTGAGAAGCGCGGCATCCACGTCGCGTTGTGTGGTGCGAATGAAGACGTTGCGTCGCGCTTAGCTCGCGCCGAGATCGCGGCCACGGTCGACGTGCCGGTCACGGCGACGTTGTCCGAGGCGGTTGCGGCCGTTCGTGCAGCGCTCGCGACCTGA
- a CDS encoding FAD-dependent oxidoreductase → MIEIRNLAVPLSAGNPSDDRELRLLAAKRIGVDASAITSVRMLKRSVDARRKSDVHFVVALRVRFDEAAGEDPHAIVQRLADADVYVADDTPPPATLELASAPATRPVVVGTGPAGLFAALTLARAGARPIVLERGAALGPRIRAVDAFTRDGVLDPDSNIQFGEGGAGTFSDGKLTTNTRDPRCRSVLETLVGAGAPDEILWQAKPHIGTDRLTGAVKRVREEIESLGGEVRFLTRLEDLILDADGALAGVIANGERGREEFSAAVLVLATGHSARDTFEMLHANGAHIVQKPFSIGLRVEHDQHMVDRAQYGSAAGHPALGAAEYKLSVQLPSGRGVYTFCMCPGGWVVAAASEPGGVVTNGMSRYAREGANANAAFLVSVFPSDFDDEHPLAGVAFQRRWEDAAFNLGGRSFRAPAQLMGDFLQGVPSTAGGGVAPTYTLGVEFGDLAGCLPPFAVDALRQAAPRFDRRMRGFATADAVLTGVETRSSSPVRVVRDESLQSNLRGVYPCGEGAGYAGGIMSAAVDGIRCAEAVLARYR, encoded by the coding sequence GTGATCGAGATCCGCAACCTCGCGGTACCGCTGTCCGCAGGCAACCCGTCCGACGACCGCGAGCTGCGGCTGCTCGCCGCCAAGCGTATCGGCGTCGATGCGAGCGCCATCACGTCGGTCCGAATGCTGAAGCGCTCCGTCGATGCGCGGCGCAAGAGCGACGTCCACTTCGTTGTTGCGCTGAGGGTGCGATTCGACGAGGCGGCAGGGGAGGACCCGCATGCGATCGTGCAGCGACTTGCCGACGCCGACGTCTACGTCGCAGATGACACGCCGCCGCCCGCGACCCTGGAGCTGGCCTCTGCGCCGGCAACGCGACCCGTCGTGGTTGGAACCGGTCCGGCTGGGCTGTTCGCGGCGCTGACGCTCGCTCGTGCGGGCGCGCGCCCGATCGTGCTCGAGCGCGGTGCGGCCCTCGGGCCCCGCATCCGTGCCGTCGATGCGTTCACCCGAGACGGTGTCCTCGACCCGGATTCGAACATCCAGTTCGGGGAAGGCGGGGCCGGTACCTTCTCGGACGGGAAACTCACGACCAACACGCGCGACCCGCGGTGCCGCAGTGTGCTGGAGACGCTTGTGGGCGCTGGAGCGCCCGACGAGATCCTGTGGCAGGCCAAGCCGCACATCGGCACCGATCGGCTCACAGGTGCGGTCAAGCGCGTACGGGAGGAGATAGAGTCGCTCGGCGGCGAAGTCCGCTTCCTGACGCGGCTCGAGGACCTGATTCTCGACGCAGACGGTGCGCTCGCGGGCGTCATCGCGAATGGAGAGCGCGGGCGCGAGGAGTTCTCCGCCGCGGTTCTCGTTCTGGCCACCGGGCACAGTGCCCGCGACACCTTTGAGATGCTGCACGCAAACGGCGCGCACATCGTGCAGAAGCCGTTCTCAATCGGGCTTAGGGTCGAGCACGATCAGCACATGGTGGACCGGGCACAGTACGGCTCGGCGGCAGGTCATCCGGCCCTCGGTGCCGCTGAGTACAAGCTTTCGGTCCAGCTGCCATCCGGGCGGGGTGTGTACACCTTCTGCATGTGCCCCGGCGGTTGGGTGGTGGCTGCGGCGAGCGAGCCAGGCGGCGTCGTCACCAACGGCATGAGCCGATACGCGCGCGAGGGCGCCAACGCGAACGCAGCGTTCCTGGTCAGCGTGTTCCCGAGCGACTTCGACGACGAGCATCCGCTGGCGGGTGTCGCCTTCCAGCGGCGCTGGGAGGATGCTGCATTCAATCTCGGCGGTCGCTCGTTCCGCGCACCGGCGCAGCTCATGGGTGACTTCCTGCAAGGCGTCCCCTCGACGGCTGGCGGGGGAGTCGCGCCCACATACACGCTCGGCGTCGAGTTTGGAGACCTCGCCGGATGTCTTCCGCCGTTCGCGGTCGACGCGCTGCGACAGGCCGCACCGCGTTTCGATCGCCGGATGCGCGGGTTCGCCACGGCCGACGCGGTGCTGACCGGCGTCGAGACGCGCTCCTCGTCCCCGGTGCGCGTCGTGCGCGATGAATCGCTGCAGTCGAATCTGCGCGGCGTCTATCCCTGCGGCGAGGGTGCCGGGTACGCCGGCGGCATCATGTCGGCGGCGGTGGATGGGATACGCTGCGCCGAGGCCGTTCTCGCGCGTTATCGATGA
- a CDS encoding NADH:ubiquinone oxidoreductase, protein MPATRKPTLAFFDFASCEGCQIEFTNFGDAATLELLSHVDIVEFREAMTETTDQRIDFALIEGSYTREEDRARLAEIRKRARVVIAYGACASTGGINALKNHQDDFADYVYGDDATMSHLRSGTARPISAAIEVDYEVLGCPMSKEELLNVISNLLHGTRYFAPTYPVCVQCKRRETICRYDEGDHCMGQVARAGCGAPCPADGVPCEACRGFVEDANLPALEKVLVERAGFSQKRAVGKSRMFTANLRS, encoded by the coding sequence ATGCCGGCCACCCGCAAACCCACGCTCGCCTTCTTCGACTTCGCATCATGTGAGGGCTGTCAGATCGAGTTCACGAACTTCGGCGATGCGGCAACGCTCGAGCTGCTGTCCCACGTCGATATCGTTGAGTTTCGTGAGGCGATGACGGAGACCACCGACCAACGCATCGACTTCGCGCTCATCGAGGGCAGCTACACCCGCGAGGAGGACCGCGCGCGCCTCGCCGAGATCCGCAAGCGTGCACGAGTGGTCATCGCGTACGGCGCGTGCGCCTCGACCGGCGGCATCAACGCACTCAAGAACCACCAGGACGACTTCGCGGATTACGTGTACGGCGACGACGCCACCATGTCCCACCTGCGAAGTGGCACGGCTCGGCCCATCTCGGCGGCGATCGAGGTCGACTATGAGGTGCTCGGCTGCCCCATGAGCAAGGAAGAGCTGCTCAACGTCATCTCGAACCTGCTGCACGGTACGCGTTACTTCGCACCGACGTACCCCGTGTGCGTGCAGTGCAAGCGTCGCGAAACGATCTGCCGATACGACGAGGGCGATCACTGCATGGGCCAGGTCGCGCGTGCCGGATGCGGCGCCCCGTGCCCTGCCGACGGTGTGCCCTGTGAGGCGTGCCGCGGCTTCGTCGAAGACGCAAACCTGCCTGCACTCGAGAAGGTGCTCGTCGAGCGCGCCGGCTTCAGCCAGAAGCGCGCTGTCGGCAAGTCCCGCATGTTCACCGCGAACCTGAGGAGTTAG
- the corA gene encoding magnesium/cobalt transporter CorA — protein sequence MTIVSTRWVDETGTVQCEEGTAFGSKTPANGFIWVDVVAPDDVVLGELDARFSLHALALEDVRHAQSRPKIDIYKDSLFLAWLAPRRLTADSVQTDEVDVFIGSDYLITLHDEPNDTIDVVSADLNRAMSKGPDWLLHAIIDRLVDDTLPLVDQIGDSLEAIEDDMLDDNPRTEELRSLQLVRRQLLRLHRIVAPERDILRGLARESDVISEDAYRYFLDVGDHVARGLDAIETYQDVAAGVMDLYLSAQNNRMNEIMKQLTVVATIFMPLTLISGIYGMNIVVGMWPPPLALWSFPAVVGAMVVIAVVMAAYFRKRNWW from the coding sequence GTGACTATAGTGTCAACGCGTTGGGTCGATGAGACGGGGACCGTTCAATGCGAAGAGGGGACCGCGTTCGGTTCCAAAACGCCTGCGAACGGGTTCATCTGGGTCGACGTCGTCGCACCGGACGATGTGGTCCTCGGCGAGCTGGATGCGCGCTTCTCCCTCCATGCGCTCGCACTTGAGGACGTTCGTCACGCCCAATCACGGCCCAAGATAGACATCTACAAGGATTCGCTGTTCCTCGCGTGGCTTGCGCCTCGGCGCCTGACCGCTGACAGCGTGCAAACCGACGAGGTCGACGTCTTCATCGGGAGCGACTACCTGATCACACTTCACGACGAACCCAACGACACCATCGACGTGGTGTCTGCCGACCTGAATCGCGCCATGAGCAAGGGTCCCGACTGGCTGCTGCACGCGATCATCGACCGCCTCGTCGACGACACGCTTCCGCTGGTCGATCAGATCGGCGACAGCCTCGAGGCCATCGAAGACGACATGCTCGACGACAACCCGAGAACCGAGGAGTTGCGCAGCCTGCAGCTCGTCCGACGCCAGCTGCTGCGCTTGCACAGGATCGTGGCGCCTGAGCGCGATATCCTGCGCGGGTTGGCGCGCGAAAGCGACGTGATCAGCGAAGACGCCTACCGCTACTTCCTCGACGTGGGTGACCACGTGGCGCGTGGTCTTGATGCCATCGAAACGTATCAGGACGTCGCTGCGGGCGTGATGGATCTCTATCTCTCCGCACAGAACAACCGCATGAACGAGATCATGAAGCAGCTGACGGTTGTTGCGACGATCTTCATGCCGCTGACACTGATCTCGGGGATATACGGAATGAACATAGTGGTGGGCATGTGGCCCCCGCCTCTGGCCCTCTGGTCATTTCCCGCCGTGGTCGGGGCGATGGTCGTCATCGCAGTCGTGATGGCCGCGTATTTCAGGAAGAGGAATTGGTGGTAG
- a CDS encoding hydrogenase maturation protease codes for MRYLIGIGNYYGRDDSIGLRIAEHIGEAGLDRGFRVIDLGGNLLDLVHYLDAESEAVLIVDSARMGIEPGEYAFFTPDQVASVKGSAGFSTHEGDLLKVLEFAAAAATSPLPPVTIMGIEPAELADEPGISRTLETQLDEYVAAAVRFIAADDAGTESAE; via the coding sequence GTGCGCTATCTGATCGGCATCGGGAACTACTACGGTCGCGACGACTCGATCGGGCTTCGCATCGCCGAGCACATCGGCGAGGCGGGGCTCGATCGTGGTTTTCGCGTCATCGACCTCGGTGGCAACCTGCTCGACCTCGTGCACTACCTCGACGCCGAGTCCGAGGCCGTCCTCATCGTCGACTCGGCGCGCATGGGTATCGAGCCCGGCGAGTATGCGTTCTTCACCCCGGATCAGGTCGCGAGCGTGAAGGGGAGTGCAGGCTTCTCCACCCACGAGGGCGACCTGCTCAAGGTGCTCGAGTTCGCGGCGGCCGCTGCCACCTCTCCGCTGCCTCCGGTCACCATAATGGGCATCGAGCCGGCGGAACTTGCCGACGAGCCGGGCATCTCGCGGACGCTCGAAACGCAACTCGACGAGTACGTGGCCGCGGCGGTGCGGTTCATCGCAGCCGACGACGCCGGCACCGAGTCGGCAGAGTAG